Below is a genomic region from Desulfobacter sp..
AAACAATCAACGAAAAAACTCAAATGTTTGTTACTCAGGCTATTTGTGACATGGATGGTTGTCCATGGAAAATTTTTTTGGGCTCTGTTCTAATCACCGGGGCCGGATTTCAAAAAAACAGGGTGTTTTTCCGGGAAATTTTTAGATAGGCTTTCTGATGGACAGGATGGTTTACGGCATTGTGAAAAAGAAGGTCCACATCAATCCCGGCCCTTTTCACATCTATGGTGTATCGGATGATGTTCCCTTGGGGGATTTGGTTGGAGACAATGCCTTCTATATAGTAGTGTTCTGCATCCTCGGAAGAAAAAGGGGTCTGAGAAAACGTAATGGTCTCGGGCCGGATCATGATGGTTCTGCTGTCTGTGACGGATGAACCGGTCATCCGAGAAAAATCTTCTGAGCTAAGGTTATTGTAGCTTCCGATGAAACTTGCGGCAAATGCGGTGGCCGGCCTTGAATATAATTCCATTGGCCGGCCGGACTGTTCGATCCGCCCGTCATTGAACAGGTGAATGGTATCTGACATTCGCATGGCCTCTTCCTGGTCATGGGTAACAAAAATCGAGGTCATATTCAACTGGTTATGGAGTTCTTTTATTTTGATCTGCAACTCTTTTCTGAGTTTGGCATCAATGGCGCTGAACGGTTCGTCCAGCAACAGGACGCTGGGTTTTGTCGCCAGATTTCTGGCCAGGGCAACCCGCTGCTGCTCTCCGCCGGACAGATACGAAGGATACTTTTTCTCACTTCCGCTCAGGCCGACCATTTCCAAGGCTTTTGCCACCTCATGCCGAATTGTTTTTTCGGGCATCTTCTTCATTCTTAGCCCGAAAGCGATATTTGAATAGACCGTCATAGTGGGAAAGAGGTTATACTGCTGAAAAATCATCGCCACGTTCCGGAGCCTGGGAGGCACGGCAGTTATATCCCTGCCATCCATAAAAATCCGCCCGCCGCCCAGTGCCGTCAGGCCGGCGAGACAGCGCAGAAACGTGGTCTTGCCGCGGCCCGAAGGACCGAGCAGAGTGACAAATTCACCCTGCTCGATCCTAAGGTTTATCTTTTTGAGGATATGCCTGTCCCCATAAGATTTTTCAATATCTTTGAACTCGATATACGCCATGGTCAGTCTATCGGTTTAATGCCTTGTTGACAAAGCGCATATCCACGATGTCATCGTAAGGAATGCTTTTTGTGATTACATGGGTGGCGACACAAAAATTTTCAACCGCTTTCTGGCCTTCCTCAGAGATGTAGCAATCCTTTGTAAAACTGTTTTTGGACAGTTCTATTTTTTCTGTGAGTTCTTCCATCGTCATTGAGTCAAACAGGTCGGTAACCTGTTCAGCGACTTCAGAAGAGGTATGGGCGCCAATCCATTGTGCGCCCTTGACCATGGCGTTGACAAATTTTTGTACGGTTTCCGGATGTTCTTGGGCAAACTTTTTGGTGGTCACCACAATTTCAGCGGGAAAAATGTCCGCTTTCAGATATGACCTGCTGTCTTTATCATTTTCCGTATATACGAGCACATTGTGTTGGATATTTTTTAATTCAGGCAGATTATCCGAAGAAAAATAACTCGCAGAAATTGCGCCAAGGCCTAAGGCGGCCATGGAGGCACCGTAGTCCATGGTGACAAAGGTCACATCCTTTTCCGGGTCCAGTCCGTTCTGATTCAGGATATTTGAAATAAAGGAGTAAGGTGCGGAGCCGGGCATGCCTGCAAAAATGCTTTTCCCTTTGAGCTGTGAGATGTCAGTGATATTTGCCCCTGCCGCCAGGCCGTAAAGCCTTGTTTTGAATACCGTGCCGATCAGAGACGATTGCAGCCCCTGGATCTGGGCGGTCAGTACGGGCTCTTGGGAGAGAAGGCAGAACTGGGAGTCTCCGGCGTGCATCCCTAAAAAGGCTATGGGACCGTCTTTGTAATACATGAATTGGACGTCTAAGCCTTCATCTTTAAAAAAATTGTTTGCATATGCGATATAAACCGGCATCCAGGTGATGAAACGAAATTCTGAAACCACCACTTTGGTCAATTGTGAATCTGTTTTGGTTCCTGCCTGGGCAATTGCGTATCCGGTGATTGAAAAAAGAATGGATATGCTGATTAGCAATAACGTAATACTTTTTTTCATGAATCTGTTCCTTTAATTTTTTGTGTGATATGTGAAAAGATTGAGGTAAAACCCCGTTCCGTTTAGCTCAAAGAAAGCTGGGTTTCACTCCTCCATCTTAAAATGAACCGTTCAATCCGTTCCAGGCAATAGTCCAGGAGAACCCCAACGATCAGCAGAATAATGATGCAGGACATGACTCGTTCGATTTTAAAATATGAGGTGGCGTAGGAGACCATCCAGCCGAATCCGCCGGAGGATCCCATGTATTCCCCGATAATAGCGCCGACCATGCAGGCGCCGACGCCTCCCCTGATTCCGGAAAAGATAAAGGGCATGCAGGCGGGAATCACGACATGCCAGAGTGTCTGGAATGAATTATCGCCCAGCAGATGGGCGGATTCGATTAAGTTCTGTTCGGTATTTTTAATGGCGCTGTAGGTTGAGAAGAATAAGATAAAAAAGACCATCAGACCGGACAAGAATACCTTGGAAGCAATACCCAGCCCGAACCAGAGCACATAGACCGGTGCTAATGTAAGCTGGGGGATGGCGTTGAGGGCAGTGAGAATAGGATTAAAGATTTTGCCCAAAGGATCAAACTGGGCAAAAACAACCCCGGTCAGAATCCCTGCCGACGTCCCGTAAAAAAGGCCTAAGAATGCCTCCTGAAGCGTGATGAAGGTGTGTCTGGCAAGCTTCCCGCTGGCAGCAAATTCCATGAGATCCTTTAGAATCACACTCGGATAACTTGTAAAAAATGTGTTGTATAGATTCAGACGGGCACTGATTTCCCAGGCGGCAACCGCTCCGAGGATTAGCGACCACCGGATTGCAAAATAGACAATTTTTTTATCCGCTTTTTTGAGATCTGCGTCTTTCACGCTTTCTTTCCTGTGCCTTTTGTTTTTCAAAGTCGGTGTAATAAGTATGGCCGTATATAATGTTCATGTCCGAAATTCCGGCTTGGTCAAGTTTTTTCTCGATCACGGATTTACGTTCGTCCATTTCTACTGGGTTGATGGTCTGTCTCACGCCCTCAATAACACTTGAAAATATGGAAAAGGGGATGCCAGCCATGGCCTCTGTATTTTTCCATCTGGCCAGGTAGCGGGTGCCTGAACAGAACATGGAGATGTTCATTGTCTCGGTCTGAAGGGGGGTGACCGTGCATTCCACACAGACGGCCTGGTTCCCGATCATATTAAAATTAGTCTGCATCCCGTGCATATAGGTATACCCTTGGATAAGCCGCATGAGGTTTTTGTTGTCCGTGACAATGAGAACGACATCCGGTGCCTTTTCAAAATTTTCCAATGGCTTAACAATTACTCCATAGGTCGGGGTGGAAATGATTTTCATGTTGCCGGCCACCGTTGCTGCCAAAGATTTGTTTTGGTAGAGGCCCAGCATGATGCCTTCGCTTCCGTCATAGAAATCTTGTGCCGGTTTTTCCATGCCAAGAGCCCTTGTGCTGCCGAAACAACCGGAGTTTTCTGCGGTGAACTTCAACGCGGCACCACTCATGGCACATTTGACGCAGACACAATAACTTAAGGGGGCGTAAAGTTCTCTTGCCTCAAAGGTATCGAACTCTTCTTTTGTCTTGACCAGCTTGACGCCCACGATTCTGCGTCTTGTCTCTAAAACGGCATATGCTTTTTTAATATCGGTTTTCATTTTTCAACTCTTTTTTTGACCTGATTTTTTTAGAGTGGGAGGGCGCATTCCCATTTTCCCGGTTATACCGCTGGCACTGGATTGTGAATGTTTGCCATCTGCTTCAGGCAGTTCCAACGCCCTGCTTTATAAAATGATCGCAGCATAATCATTTTTTCTGCATTCTCCCGATACCAAAAGATGCATGGACCTTTAAGACGTAAATTCACGACTCTCCGAATCGAACTTTCAATAGCACCGCTGCCAATAGGTAAGTTCAACGCTTTTACAGTTGAGAAATTAAGCCTCAGTTCATTGCGCACAAAATAATCCCGTTCCGTCTTGATAGCCTTACTGTTTCTGCCTCTACAAAGCTTCTGGACGGCCTGTACCACCTCAATCGCCTTTCCCTTCAGCAGAAGACCTCGCTGCTTCGATACCCAGCGTTTGCGTTCCTTGGATGACCAGGTCTTCCTTAAGCCTGCTACTGTACCCAGATGCTCAACTGCATGGTAGAAATCGAGAAGTTCATACACACGCTCAGGAGCCAAACCCAATGCTTTTAGCAGTCCGGGGATTCGATTCCAAATCCAATGTGCCCCATCTGCAACAAACAGTATTTTGTCTGAGTTCTGAATATGAAGGGAGTTCAAATAACCCTTTAACAAGTGGAATACACCATCCGGTCCATTGAAACAGCCATCAATAAATGGTGAAAAGCTTTTTTCTTGTTTTCCATAAGGGCGTTCAAAATTCTGTGTCAGTTGAATGAAAGCTGATATACTCAGCTAAATAAGGAGAACTGACATGACCGAAGAAAACACCGAATTTGATTTTCAAAAAGCCCTTAAAGGCATCCAGGAAGGTAAACCCTTCACAGGTAAGGGCGGCGTCCTTACATCATTAATCAAAAATCTTGCTGAAGCTGCTCTTGAAGGAGAGTTGGAGTCCCATCTCGGGCAGGAAGTTTCTGCCAACCGCCGTAATGGAAAAAGCAAAAAGACCATTAAATCCCTGGATGGTAAATTTGAGCTGGAAACCCCGCGTGACAGGGCCGGAACCTTCTCTCCACAGATCGTCAAAAAACATCAGACAACGCTCAGCGATGAAATTGAAAGAAAGATAATAGCCCTTTACGGCCTGGGCATGAGTTATAATGATATGGCTTCCCATTTACAGGAAATCTATGGACTTGAGATTTCAAATGCCACTCTGAGCACCATTACCGATAAAATCATCCATACCGTCAAAGAATGGCAGGCCAGGCCGTTGGAAAATGTGTACCCAATCATATGGCTTGATGCCATACATTATAAAGTACGAGAAAACGGAAAGGTCGGCAGCAAAGCCGTTTACACAATTCTTGGGGTGAATATCGAGGGCCGCAAAGAGGTTCTTGGGCTGTACATATCCGAGAATGAGGGTGCGAACTTCTGGCTGCAGGTGTTAACAGACCTTTCAAACCGAGGGGTAAAAGATATCCTGATTGCCTGTGTTGATGGTCTAAAAGGTTTTCCCGAGGCCATTGAGACCATATTCCCGGACACAGAAGTTCAACTCTGCGTAGTCCACCAGATCCGAAATTCATTGAAATACGTTGGTTCCAAAAATAAAAAGGAATTTATGGCAGATCTAAAACGTGTTTATAAAGCGGTCAATAAGGATCTGGCCGAAGAAGAACTGGATATCTTGGAAAATAAATGGAATGACAAATACCCGATTGTGATAAAATCCTGGCGGAACAACTGGGAACGCCTCAGTCATTTCTTTAAATATCCAGAAGAGATTCGACGGATAATATACACCACAAATACCATTGAGGCTGTGCATCGACAGTTTCGAAAACTGACCAAAACAAAGGGATCATTCCCGAACCAGGACAGCCTGTTAAAGCTGCTTTACATGGGGATCCAGAACGCCAGTAAAAAATGGACAATGCCGATTCAAAATTGGTCACTGACAATTTCCCAGTTGGCAATTTTCTTTGAAGGCCGGCTGGATAAAGAGCTGGGAATTTGATAGGGATTTATTTACAGATGGAAAAGATGGTTCCAGGAACTCCACTCCAGCAAAAGTCAACTCCTCCGACGTGGCTGATTGAAGGCCCATTCTCGGACCTGACTTTTACTTCCGCTGGCGCTGAGGCAGATCCGGGAACCGAAACCGTGACACAGAATTCTGAACATTCCCTTTTCCATGGGCGTCCACTACATAAATGATCAAAAGCTTGGGTTCTCGCCATGCCCCACGAAATCGGGTTCTATCCTTTTGGGTTTTTGGTCCCCTTTTCTTCTCTCTGAGCCGAGTGCGGCCACCATCAGTGCTGATAACGACTCGCCGCCCTTCAAGTAAATCTCTATCATTT
It encodes:
- a CDS encoding ABC transporter ATP-binding protein, whose product is MAYIEFKDIEKSYGDRHILKKINLRIEQGEFVTLLGPSGRGKTTFLRCLAGLTALGGGRIFMDGRDITAVPPRLRNVAMIFQQYNLFPTMTVYSNIAFGLRMKKMPEKTIRHEVAKALEMVGLSGSEKKYPSYLSGGEQQRVALARNLATKPSVLLLDEPFSAIDAKLRKELQIKIKELHNQLNMTSIFVTHDQEEAMRMSDTIHLFNDGRIEQSGRPMELYSRPATAFAASFIGSYNNLSSEDFSRMTGSSVTDSRTIMIRPETITFSQTPFSSEDAEHYYIEGIVSNQIPQGNIIRYTIDVKRAGIDVDLLFHNAVNHPVHQKAYLKISRKNTLFF
- a CDS encoding ABC transporter substrate-binding protein, coding for MKKSITLLLISISILFSITGYAIAQAGTKTDSQLTKVVVSEFRFITWMPVYIAYANNFFKDEGLDVQFMYYKDGPIAFLGMHAGDSQFCLLSQEPVLTAQIQGLQSSLIGTVFKTRLYGLAAGANITDISQLKGKSIFAGMPGSAPYSFISNILNQNGLDPEKDVTFVTMDYGASMAALGLGAISASYFSSDNLPELKNIQHNVLVYTENDKDSRSYLKADIFPAEIVVTTKKFAQEHPETVQKFVNAMVKGAQWIGAHTSSEVAEQVTDLFDSMTMEELTEKIELSKNSFTKDCYISEEGQKAVENFCVATHVITKSIPYDDIVDMRFVNKALNR
- a CDS encoding ABC transporter permease — its product is MKDADLKKADKKIVYFAIRWSLILGAVAAWEISARLNLYNTFFTSYPSVILKDLMEFAASGKLARHTFITLQEAFLGLFYGTSAGILTGVVFAQFDPLGKIFNPILTALNAIPQLTLAPVYVLWFGLGIASKVFLSGLMVFFILFFSTYSAIKNTEQNLIESAHLLGDNSFQTLWHVVIPACMPFIFSGIRGGVGACMVGAIIGEYMGSSGGFGWMVSYATSYFKIERVMSCIIILLIVGVLLDYCLERIERFILRWRSETQLSLS
- a CDS encoding DUF169 domain-containing protein — its product is MKTDIKKAYAVLETRRRIVGVKLVKTKEEFDTFEARELYAPLSYCVCVKCAMSGAALKFTAENSGCFGSTRALGMEKPAQDFYDGSEGIMLGLYQNKSLAATVAGNMKIISTPTYGVIVKPLENFEKAPDVVLIVTDNKNLMRLIQGYTYMHGMQTNFNMIGNQAVCVECTVTPLQTETMNISMFCSGTRYLARWKNTEAMAGIPFSIFSSVIEGVRQTINPVEMDERKSVIEKKLDQAGISDMNIIYGHTYYTDFEKQKAQERKRERRRSQKSG
- a CDS encoding IS256 family transposase, whose product is MTEENTEFDFQKALKGIQEGKPFTGKGGVLTSLIKNLAEAALEGELESHLGQEVSANRRNGKSKKTIKSLDGKFELETPRDRAGTFSPQIVKKHQTTLSDEIERKIIALYGLGMSYNDMASHLQEIYGLEISNATLSTITDKIIHTVKEWQARPLENVYPIIWLDAIHYKVRENGKVGSKAVYTILGVNIEGRKEVLGLYISENEGANFWLQVLTDLSNRGVKDILIACVDGLKGFPEAIETIFPDTEVQLCVVHQIRNSLKYVGSKNKKEFMADLKRVYKAVNKDLAEEELDILENKWNDKYPIVIKSWRNNWERLSHFFKYPEEIRRIIYTTNTIEAVHRQFRKLTKTKGSFPNQDSLLKLLYMGIQNASKKWTMPIQNWSLTISQLAIFFEGRLDKELGI